CTTACCTTCTCCTCACTTCGGCGGCGCTCTTTTGGGGGAGCAATTTCGTGCTCGGCCGGGTGATGGTGGAGACGATCCCGCCCCTGCACTTGTCCCTCTTTCGGTGGACCATCGGATTGCTCGCTCTCTGGCCCTTTGCCCGCCGTCAGCTAAAGGGGGCGAAAGCCCTGTGGCGGGAGTATCGGGTGCCCCTTTTCTGGATGGCGATGACCGGTGTGGTGGGCTTCAACGCCCTCACCTATCTGGCGGTCCAATTCACTTCGTCCATCAGCGCTTCTCTGTTCAATTCCGTCGCCCCCGTATTCATCATGCTTCTTTCCCATTTTTTCCTTAAAGAGAAAATCCGGCCCGTCCAGATCGCAGGGGTTTTCATCTCGCTGATCGGCGTCGTCTGGATCGTTTCCCGGGGAGACTGGAAAGTGCTGGTTTCCCTGGAGTTCAACGCGGGCGATCTGATCATGATCGTGGCCGTGCTCTCCTGGGCGGTCTATTCCATCCTGTCCAAGCGCTTCGGAACGGTGGCGGGAGAGAAGGGCACCTTCTGGATCCTGATGGCCATCGGTCTTCCCTTTTCGCTTTTGCTCGGCGCGGTGGAGGAAATCTTCCGCCCCCTTCCCTGGTCGGAAGTGTCCCCGATCGAGTGGCTCTGCGTCCTCTATCTCGGCATCTTTCCCGCCGTTGTCGCCTTCCTTTGCTGGTCCCGGGGCATCCAGCTCGTCGGTCCGGCCAAATCGGGGGTGTTTCTCCATCTCATCATGCCCTTTGCGGTGATGATCGCGCTCTTTTTCGGGGAAACGCCCACGCTGGCCCAGGGGGTGGGCGCGGCCTTTGTGCTCCTCGGCGTCCTGATGGCCTCCAATCCGCCCCGGAAGGGCGGGGGGCGCGGTCAGGATTCAGCCCCTTGAGCGAATCGTCCGATGTCTTGTCGGCACCGGGCGGAAGCGTTTTTCCCTGCAGGCATCAGGGGCGCCTTGCGGACACGGTGAACCGCGGCCGTCCGGCTCCTCCGCCTTGGACCGCGGCTCCCGACGGCTCCGGTCTGCCGAATTCCGCGATTTAAGGTGGTGACAATTTGATGAAACCGATCGGGGAAATCAAGGAGATCATCCGCTACCCGGTTAAATCGTTTCAAGGGGAGCGCGTACAAAAAACCCGGGTGATGAAAGGGGGGCTCTACGGGGACCGGAGCCACGCCTTTCTGGATGAATCGAGGCCGGGCAACTTTCTCACCATTGCCCAATGCCCCGAAATGGCCCGGTATCGGGCGCGGTTTCGGGGGGAGGAGTTGCCGGACCGCTATCCGCCTGTGGAAGTGACGACCCCCGAAGGCCGGGTTTACCGCTTTGGCGACGCCGAACTTCAGCGTCGCATCGAAGCGTTGGCCAAACGGAAGGTTTCGCCGGTGATGCACGATCCCAGCGGCGGGCCGAACCGGGCGATCGAAGAAGCGCCGGTCCTGATCGTCACCGATGCCTCCCTCCGGGAACTCGGGAAGTGGCGGAGGCGGGAGGTCGCTTTGGAGCGGTTCCGCCCCAATCTGCTGATTTCCCTGCATGACCCGGTTCCCTTTGCCGAGGATGACTGGGTCGGTCGAACGCTGAGGGCGGGCGGGGTGGAGTTGGCGGTCAACGGGCTCTGTGAGCGCTGCATGATCGTCACCGTCGACCCGAAGGATGCAAGCCGTGATTTGCCGTTGCTCAGGACGCTGGCAAAGGAAAGGGATAGCTGTTTCGGCGTTTATGCCGCGGTGATCCGGCCCGGCGTGTTGCAAGTGGGGGATCGGGTGTTTCTGACCGGGTCCTGATCGAAGGCGGCGCCGTTCCTTTCCCGTCTCCCTTCTGTTATAATAAATGCTACTCCGGGTGGTCATGCCATACGGACGCCCGCGAACGGAAAAAGGAGTGAGTGGCGTTGTCCACTTTGCGCGAAGAATCTCTCAGACTGCACCGTGAGAACCGGGGGAAACTGACGGTCCAATCCAAAGTTCCCTTGAATTCCGCCCGCGATCTCAGTTTGGCCTATTCGCCGGGCGTCGCGGAACCGTGCAAGGAGATTCATACCGATCAGGAGTCCGTGTACGATTTCACCATGAAGGGAAATTTGGTGGCGGTCGTGTCCGACGGAACGGCCGTGCTGGGACTGGGGAACATCGGACCTCATGCCGCCATGCCGGTGATGGAGGGGAAAGCGGTTCTGTTCAAGGCCTTTGCCGGAGTGGATGCGTTTCCCCTCTGCATCGACACGACGGAAATCGATAAGATCGTGGAGACGGTGAAGCTGCTTTCACCCACCTTCGGGGGGATCAACCTGGAAGACATCGCCGCTCCGAAATGTTTCATCATCGAAGAGCGGTTGAAGAAGGAAGTGGACATCCCCGTCTTTCACGATGACCAGCATGGAACCGCCATCGTCACCTTGGCCGGTTTGATCAACGCCCTGAAGGTCGTGGGCAAGAAGATGGAAGAAATTCGCGTGGTGGCCAACGGGGCGGGAGCCGCAGGAATCGCCATCATCAAATTGTTGCTTTCCGTGGGCGTGCAGGATGTGATCATGTGCGACAGCAGGGGAACCATTTATGAAGGGCGCCCCTACGGAATGAATCCGATCAAGGAATCGATCGCCCGCCTGACCAACCGGGACCGCGTCCGGGGGTCCCTGGCGGACGCCATTCGCGGAGCGGATGTGTTCATCGGCGTGTCCGTCGAAGGGGCGGTCACGAAAGAAATGGTGGCCTCCATGAACCGGGATCCGATCATCTTCGCCATGGCGAATCCGGTTCCGGAAATCATGCCGGAAGATGCCTACGCCGTCGGGGCCAAAGTGGTCGGGACGGGACGTTCCGATTTTCCCAACCAGGTGAACAACGTGCTGGCTTTTCCGGGGATTTTCCGCGGTGCCCTCGACGTGCGCGCCCGGGGAATCAACGAGGAGATGAAGATCGCCGCGGCGCGGGCCATCGCCGAGCTCATCGACGAGGATGAATTGAGGCCGGATTACGTGATTCCCGCTCCTTTCGATCCGCGGGTTGCGCCCAACGTGGCCGCCGCGGTTGCCAAGGCGGCGATGGAGACGGGAATGGCCCGCATTCAGGTGGATCCCCAGGAGATCTACGAGCGGACGATGCGGATGAACGGACGAATTCCGGCGGAGGAAGCGGAGCGCCTTCTGAACCGGCGCAATTCCCTCTGAAGCCGCCGGAAAAGTTAAAGGAAAGGTTTAAGAATCGGAGCCTGCAATCTTCTCATATCGTTGCAGTCGATTTCGCAAATATGCTATCATGTGTCCGATGGTTGCACGTTGGACGAGGCTGCTTGAGTCTGAGGAGGAACCACGATGTGGACCGTGATCTACATTGCGCCCGATTCGAAAACCGCGGAGCGGATCAAGGAGCGCCTGACCAATGAAGGTTTTTTGGTTCAGATCCGCCCGATGAACCTTTCCAAGGGTCAGTATGAAATCCTCGTTCCGAAGGCCGAGCTGAAGGAAGTGCAGGAAGTTCTTCCTTCCATCCTCTGATGATCGGATCCTTCAGTTTTTACAAGCGGATGAGGTGTTATCGTTGTTAAAGGATTTTTTCAGGAAACAACGCCGATATGCAACCATCCCCTCGCAGGATGTCAAGCGGGAAATTCCGGAAGGCATCATGCAGAAATGCCCCCGTTGCGGAACCATCAGCTACGCCAAAGAGCTGGAAAAAAACCTGAAGGTCTGTAAGTCCTGCAGTTATCATTTTTCATTGAGTGCCCCGGAGCGGATCGCCGTCACGGTGGATGAGGGGCGTTTTTTTGAGTACGATGCCGATTTGAAATCCCTCGACCCGCTGGAGTTTCCGGACTACAAAAACAAGCTCAGGAAGGACATGGAAAAGACGGGCTTGAACGAGGCGGTGGTGACGGGCGAGGGAACCATCGGCGGCTATCCGGTTGTCATCGGCGTGATGGATTCCCGTTTCCGCATGGGGAGCATGGGTTCGGTTGTTGGCGAAAAAATCGCCAGAGCGGTGGAACAAGCCGCGACGAAGCGGTATCCTCTCATTCTCTTCTCCGCCTCCGGCGGGGCCCGGATGCAGGAGGGGGTTCTTTCCCTGATGCAGATGGCCAAGACGAGCGCGGCGCTCGAGCGTCTGCATCGGGAGCGGGTGCTGTTCGTCTCGGTGTTGACCAATCCCACCACCGGCGGGGTGTCGGCCAGCTTTTCCTCCCTGGGGGACATCAACATCGCCGAACCCGGCGCGCTGATCGGCTTTGCCGGGCGGCGGGTGATCGAGCAAACCGTGCGCCAAAAACTTCCGGACGACTTTCAGACGGCGGAGTTTCTGCTGAAGCACGGGCAGCTGGATATGGTCGTCCCGCGGACCGAACTGCGCCAGACCCTGATCAAGATCCTGGAGTTGCACGCGAATGGGGGAAATGCCGATGGCAAACGGCCATCTACCCTTTGAAAAACCGATCATCGAGCTAAGGCAAAAGATCGCCGAACTGAAAAAATTCACCAAGGAGAAAGAGATCGATCTGTCCGATGAGATCGCCACGCTGGAGGCCAAGGCGGAGCGCCTGGAGAAGGAAATCTACGGAAATCTGACCCCCTGGCAACGGGTCCAGATCGCCCGCCATCCTTCCCGGCCGACCACGTTGGATTATATACAGCGCATCTTCACCGATTTCATCGAGCTGCACGGGGACCGGCTGTACGGCGACGATCCCGCCATTGTCGGCGGGATCGCCAAACTGGACGGAATGCCGGTGACCGTGATCGGGCACGAGCGGGGAAAGGACACCAAGGACAAAATCGCCCGCAACTTCGGGATGCCCCATCCGGAGGGTTACCGGAAGGCGCTGCGCCTGATGCAGCAGGCGGACAAATTCGGCCGCCCCATCATCACGTTCATCGACACCCAGGGTGCCCATCCGGGGATCGAGGCGGAACAGCGGGGCCAGAGCGAAGCGATCGCCCGCAACCTGCGTGAGATGGCCGGTTTTTCGGTTCCCATCGTCTGCGTGGTGACCGGCGAGGGGGGAAGCGGCGGAGCCTTGGCCATCAGCGTCGGCAATCGCCTGCTCATGCTGGAGCACGCCTACTATTCGGTGATCACGCCGGAGGGCGCCGCCGCCATCTTGTGGCGGGACGCGGCCGAAGCCCAGCAGGCCGCGGAGGCGCTGCGCATCACCGCCCAGGATCTGCTGAAATTGGGCGTGGTGGACCGCGTCATTCCCGAGCCGAAGGGGGGAGCCCACCGGGATCCCGATGCCCAGGCGGCTTGGATCAAAGAGGCCCTTCTCGAAACCTTGAAGCCCCTGTTGGAAATGGACGGAAAGGCGCTGGTCGCGGACCGGCATCGGAAGTATGCCCAAATCGGCGTGTTTGCCGGCGGAGATTGAGGAGTTCACCTTGCCTTTACTCGCTGACAATTCCCAACGTCAGCGGTTCTCTTTTTGTCCCGCAGGGACAAAATTTGTCCATGCGGGAGGAAGGAAAAATGTGAAAATGGGGTGGGAAAGGTGAAACGAATTGCAGTGTTGACCAGCGGGGGAGACGCACCGGGAATGAATGCGGCCATCCGCGCCGTCGTCCGGAAAGGGGTTTACCACGGCCTGGAGGTCATGGGGGTTTACCGGGGTTACCACGGCTTGATCCGCGGCGATTTGAAGCCCCTGTCCCTGGGTTCGGTCGGGGACATCATCCACCGGGGCGGGACGATGCTGTACACCGCCCGATCCGAGGAATTCAAGACGGAGGAAGGGCAGGAGAAGGCGGTCAAGACGCTGCGGGAGCACGGGGTGGAAGGACTGGTCGTCATCGGCGGGGACGGCAGTTTCCGCGGGGCGATGAAGCTCACCGAAAGGGGAATTCCCACCGTCGGCGTCCCCGGGACCATCGACAACGACATTCCGGGAACGGATTTCACCATCGGCTTCGACACGGCCATCAACACGGTGATCCAAGCCATCGACAAAATCCGGGACACGGCCACGTCCCACGAGCGGACCTATGTCGTGGAAGTGATGGGACGGGATGCCGGGGACATCGCCCTGTGGGCGGGTTTGGCCGATGGAGCGGAGTCCATCCTGATTCCGGAAGCCCCCTACGATCTGGATGAGGTGGTGGAACGGCTCAAGCGCGGGAACAAGCGGGGCAAGAAGCACAGCATCATCCTGGTGGCCGAAGGCGTGGCGAGCGGCGTGGAGGTGGGCGAGGAGATCCGGCGCCGCACGGGATGGGAGACCCGGGTGACGGTGCTGGGACATATCCAGCGGGGGGGTTCCCCCACGGCCTTTGACCGGGTTCTCGCCAGCCGCATGGGGGCCGCCGCCGTCGATCTGATCCTGGAGGGCAAATCCAATCAAATGGTGGCGATCCGGAACAACCAGATCTGCGGCATTCCCTTCGAGGAAGCTTTCAAGCAAAAACACCGTCTCGACTTGTCGATGTATCAGTTGGCCGGAATACTGGCAATTTAGGGGGGCAGGACATGCGCAAGACAAAAATCGTCTGCACGATCGGGCCGGCCAGTGAAGAGCTGTCCGTGTTGAAGCGGTTGATGGAGGCGGGAATGAATGTGGCGCGCCTCAATTTTTCCCACGGCTCCCACGAAGAACACGCCCTAAGGATTGAGCGGATCCGCCGGGCGGCGGCGGAGACGGGCAAAACGGTGGCCATTTTGCTGGATACCAAGGGACCGGAAATCCGCACCGGCGACCTGCGGGACGGGGAGGTGGAGCTGAAGGAGGGAGAAACCTTCATCCTCACCACGGAGCCGGTGGAGGGGGATGCGTCCCGGGTTTCGGTCTCCTACGCGGGATTGCCGCAAGATGTTCGCCCCGGTTCCACCATCCTGATCGACGACGGACTGATCAAACTTACGGTCGTGGAAGTTCGGGGGAATGAGATTGTCTGCCGGGTGGTCAACTCCGGCGTGTTGAAAAACCGAAAAGGGGTCAACGTTCCGGGGGTTCGGATCCAGCTGCCCGGAATCACCGAGAAGGACGCGGAGGACATCCTCTTCGGCCTGGAGCAGGGAATCGATTTCATCGCCGCCTCCTTCGTGCGAAAGAAGGAGGATGTGCTGGAGATCCGCAAGCTGCTGGAGGACCGGGGAGCGGACATCCCGATCATCGCCAAGATCGAGAACCAGGAAGGTCTGGACAATCTGGATTCCATCCTGGAGGTGGCCGACGGGCTGATGGTCGCCCGCGGGGATTTGGGGGTTGAAATTCCCGCGGAAGAAGTTCCCCTCGTTCAGAAGCAGATGATCCGCAAGTGCAATCTCCTCGGCAAACCGGTGATCACCGCGACGCAAATGCTGGATTCCATGCAGCGGAATCCCCGTCCGACCCGGGCGGAGGCCAGCGACGTGGCCAACGCGATTCTGGACGGCACCGATGCGATCATGCTGTCGGGGGAGACGGCGGCCGGCAAATATCCGGTGGAGGCGGTGGAGACGATGGCCCGCATCGCCTCCCGGGCGGAGTCGGCCCTTCGGTACCGGGATCTGTTCCGGCAGCGGAGCCAGGAACTGGAGGTGAGCATCACCGATTCCATCAGCCAGGCGGTGGTGCACACGGCGGAGGCCCTGAATTGCGCCGCGATCATCACCTCCACCGAGTCGGGTCACACGGCCCGGATGGTGTCCAAGTATCGCCCCCGGGCCCCCATCGTGGCGGTGACTCCCCACGAAAAGGTGATGCGGAGGCTGACCCTGGTCTGGGGCGTGCATCCGGTAAAGGGAAAGGTGGTAAACAGCACCGACGAAATGTTGCAGTCGGCCATCGATTCGGCCCTTGCCTCCAAAACCGTCCGCCACGGGGATTTGGTGGTGATCACCGCGGGAGTGCCCGTCGGTCAGCCCGGAACCACCAACTTGATCAAGGTCCATGTGATCAGCGACGTCCTGGCGAAGGGACAGGGCGTGGGCCGGCAGGTGGTGACGGGAAGAGTCGTGGTCGGGGTGGATCCCGAGGAAATCCGCAGGAAGATGCGGGATGGGGACATCCTGGTCACGCGGGCCACCGATCGGGACATGATCGACCTGTTCGAGCGGGCCAAAGCGGTGGTGACGGAGGAAGGCGGCCTCACTTCCCACACCGCCGTGGTCGGAATCAGCCTGGGGGTTCCCGTCATCGTCGGAGTGGAGGGGGCCCTTCAAATCCTGAAGGACGGGATGGAGATCACCGTCGATTCGGAACGGGGATATATCTATCCCGGGCGGGCCAATGTGCTGTAGGAAAAAAGGGAGAGCAATCCGAAAAAAATCGGCGGTAGACCCGCCGATTTTTTGTGCTTCAAATTTGCCCCCCGAAAAATGAAAACAGCGCCGGATCCGGCGCCATGACGGAAATGACGAAAGGGGGCGACACCGCTTATGCTCAAACCGCCTTTCCGCGGCGGTCAGATGGTTCGCAAACGGGGATAAATCCACCAGCGCAACCTTCTGCGTCTTTTCCTTCTTCGCCGCAGTTTCATCTGGAACCAACTCCTTTCCCAAAACGTGGTAAAGGGTTGAACCGTTCCGTTTCAGGGAATGCCAGATGAGTGACTTTCGCGGTTGTCGACGCAAGTTTTTCGTTTCATCCCGGTCCGCCCCGGAGAAGACCGCCTTTCCGACGGCCCGTCCCACGATGTCTCTTGCGAGGGTCGACAACCTTCCCGACCTGTGCGCTTTGTTCTTTATTTTACCGCGAAAGCGGAGGTTTTGCTATTCCCATTATGTGTGATGCGCTCTTGTAATATGTATATATTCGCAAAAAAAGGCGGATTCCATAGGGCTGCGGAAATTTGTTTGGTATAATGAGTTTGATTCCACATACCAACCCGGAGTTGAAGTCCCATGGGAGAACGAATTTTTGAAACATCGGTACGCGTGCGCTACAAAGAGACGGATCAGATGGGTGTGGTGCATCACACCAACTACATCGTGTGGTTCGAGGTGGGCAGGACCGACCTTCTCCGGCAGCTGGGCCTGTCTTACCGGGATCTGGAAGGCCGCGGCATTCTTCTGCCGGTGGTGGATCTTTCCTGCCGCTACGTGGAAGCCGCCCGCTATGACGATGAGATTCGGATTCTGACGCGGATCGCGGATCTCACCCCGGGAAAGATCATCTTTTCCTACGAAATTCGGCGGAAACCGGATGATGCCAAGCTGGCGAGGGGATCCACCACCCACCTTTGGGTCAGCCGCGAGATGAAACGGATGAA
This window of the Planifilum fulgidum genome carries:
- a CDS encoding DMT family transporter is translated as MKRVLDRLWNNPYLLLTSAALFWGSNFVLGRVMVETIPPLHLSLFRWTIGLLALWPFARRQLKGAKALWREYRVPLFWMAMTGVVGFNALTYLAVQFTSSISASLFNSVAPVFIMLLSHFFLKEKIRPVQIAGVFISLIGVVWIVSRGDWKVLVSLEFNAGDLIMIVAVLSWAVYSILSKRFGTVAGEKGTFWILMAIGLPFSLLLGAVEEIFRPLPWSEVSPIEWLCVLYLGIFPAVVAFLCWSRGIQLVGPAKSGVFLHLIMPFAVMIALFFGETPTLAQGVGAAFVLLGVLMASNPPRKGGGRGQDSAP
- a CDS encoding MOSC domain-containing protein — translated: MKPIGEIKEIIRYPVKSFQGERVQKTRVMKGGLYGDRSHAFLDESRPGNFLTIAQCPEMARYRARFRGEELPDRYPPVEVTTPEGRVYRFGDAELQRRIEALAKRKVSPVMHDPSGGPNRAIEEAPVLIVTDASLRELGKWRRREVALERFRPNLLISLHDPVPFAEDDWVGRTLRAGGVELAVNGLCERCMIVTVDPKDASRDLPLLRTLAKERDSCFGVYAAVIRPGVLQVGDRVFLTGS
- a CDS encoding NAD(P)-dependent malic enzyme, producing the protein MSTLREESLRLHRENRGKLTVQSKVPLNSARDLSLAYSPGVAEPCKEIHTDQESVYDFTMKGNLVAVVSDGTAVLGLGNIGPHAAMPVMEGKAVLFKAFAGVDAFPLCIDTTEIDKIVETVKLLSPTFGGINLEDIAAPKCFIIEERLKKEVDIPVFHDDQHGTAIVTLAGLINALKVVGKKMEEIRVVANGAGAAGIAIIKLLLSVGVQDVIMCDSRGTIYEGRPYGMNPIKESIARLTNRDRVRGSLADAIRGADVFIGVSVEGAVTKEMVASMNRDPIIFAMANPVPEIMPEDAYAVGAKVVGTGRSDFPNQVNNVLAFPGIFRGALDVRARGINEEMKIAAARAIAELIDEDELRPDYVIPAPFDPRVAPNVAAAVAKAAMETGMARIQVDPQEIYERTMRMNGRIPAEEAERLLNRRNSL
- a CDS encoding glutamate decarboxylase, with translation MWTVIYIAPDSKTAERIKERLTNEGFLVQIRPMNLSKGQYEILVPKAELKEVQEVLPSIL
- the accD gene encoding acetyl-CoA carboxylase, carboxyltransferase subunit beta → MLKDFFRKQRRYATIPSQDVKREIPEGIMQKCPRCGTISYAKELEKNLKVCKSCSYHFSLSAPERIAVTVDEGRFFEYDADLKSLDPLEFPDYKNKLRKDMEKTGLNEAVVTGEGTIGGYPVVIGVMDSRFRMGSMGSVVGEKIARAVEQAATKRYPLILFSASGGARMQEGVLSLMQMAKTSAALERLHRERVLFVSVLTNPTTGGVSASFSSLGDINIAEPGALIGFAGRRVIEQTVRQKLPDDFQTAEFLLKHGQLDMVVPRTELRQTLIKILELHANGGNADGKRPSTL
- a CDS encoding acetyl-CoA carboxylase carboxyltransferase subunit alpha, yielding MANGHLPFEKPIIELRQKIAELKKFTKEKEIDLSDEIATLEAKAERLEKEIYGNLTPWQRVQIARHPSRPTTLDYIQRIFTDFIELHGDRLYGDDPAIVGGIAKLDGMPVTVIGHERGKDTKDKIARNFGMPHPEGYRKALRLMQQADKFGRPIITFIDTQGAHPGIEAEQRGQSEAIARNLREMAGFSVPIVCVVTGEGGSGGALAISVGNRLLMLEHAYYSVITPEGAAAILWRDAAEAQQAAEALRITAQDLLKLGVVDRVIPEPKGGAHRDPDAQAAWIKEALLETLKPLLEMDGKALVADRHRKYAQIGVFAGGD
- the pfkA gene encoding 6-phosphofructokinase, whose amino-acid sequence is MKRIAVLTSGGDAPGMNAAIRAVVRKGVYHGLEVMGVYRGYHGLIRGDLKPLSLGSVGDIIHRGGTMLYTARSEEFKTEEGQEKAVKTLREHGVEGLVVIGGDGSFRGAMKLTERGIPTVGVPGTIDNDIPGTDFTIGFDTAINTVIQAIDKIRDTATSHERTYVVEVMGRDAGDIALWAGLADGAESILIPEAPYDLDEVVERLKRGNKRGKKHSIILVAEGVASGVEVGEEIRRRTGWETRVTVLGHIQRGGSPTAFDRVLASRMGAAAVDLILEGKSNQMVAIRNNQICGIPFEEAFKQKHRLDLSMYQLAGILAI
- the pyk gene encoding pyruvate kinase — encoded protein: MRKTKIVCTIGPASEELSVLKRLMEAGMNVARLNFSHGSHEEHALRIERIRRAAAETGKTVAILLDTKGPEIRTGDLRDGEVELKEGETFILTTEPVEGDASRVSVSYAGLPQDVRPGSTILIDDGLIKLTVVEVRGNEIVCRVVNSGVLKNRKGVNVPGVRIQLPGITEKDAEDILFGLEQGIDFIAASFVRKKEDVLEIRKLLEDRGADIPIIAKIENQEGLDNLDSILEVADGLMVARGDLGVEIPAEEVPLVQKQMIRKCNLLGKPVITATQMLDSMQRNPRPTRAEASDVANAILDGTDAIMLSGETAAGKYPVEAVETMARIASRAESALRYRDLFRQRSQELEVSITDSISQAVVHTAEALNCAAIITSTESGHTARMVSKYRPRAPIVAVTPHEKVMRRLTLVWGVHPVKGKVVNSTDEMLQSAIDSALASKTVRHGDLVVITAGVPVGQPGTTNLIKVHVISDVLAKGQGVGRQVVTGRVVVGVDPEEIRRKMRDGDILVTRATDRDMIDLFERAKAVVTEEGGLTSHTAVVGISLGVPVIVGVEGALQILKDGMEITVDSERGYIYPGRANVL
- a CDS encoding acyl-CoA thioesterase; its protein translation is MGERIFETSVRVRYKETDQMGVVHHTNYIVWFEVGRTDLLRQLGLSYRDLEGRGILLPVVDLSCRYVEAARYDDEIRILTRIADLTPGKIIFSYEIRRKPDDAKLARGSTTHLWVSREMKRMNIQRSHPELYEMLAAVREGEEVGTCSGSSSSS